The following coding sequences are from one Salvia hispanica cultivar TCC Black 2014 chromosome 3, UniMelb_Shisp_WGS_1.0, whole genome shotgun sequence window:
- the LOC125216177 gene encoding protein trichome birefringence-like 34 isoform X2: MKHEKMKMGMVSHCILGLSLLILVGAVFYLTGDFLGFLDLQKQLKNACNDAGNDAPVSYDEEARPSLSRRCNLFEGRWVFDNQTVPLYEERNCSFMLPEFACERYGRKDFKYRNWRWQPHHCDLPRFNGTALFEKIRGKKLVFVGDSLNRNQWTSMLCLIESALGPASPRRIVRDENMHTFESFDRVVRLMGIEKHARHWNDADILVFNSYLWWTDPMTIAWGTSLGSSDTRNKTVDKMSTRLYEMVLDVWSDWLEININRTKTKMFFMSPSPFHLYGETWEEQRNCYNETEPILDERIGLSIVEARMRAAEVCLQKLGTRGINIEYLNITHLSEYRKDAHPSIYKNFFHTVSKDQLSNPSSYSDCTHWCLPGVPDVWNHILYSYIINS, encoded by the exons atgaagcatgagaaaatgaaaatggggATGGTTTCTCACTGCATTCTTGGCTTGTCTCTCTTGATTTTAGTGGGAGCCGTTTTTTACCTGACAGGTGACTTCTTAGGCTTCTTGGATCTGCAGAAGCAGCTCAAGAATGCATGTAACGACGCCGGAAATGATGCTCCGGTGTCGTATGATGAGGAGGCGAGGCCGAGTTTGAGTCGGAGGTGTAACTTGTTTGAAGGGAGATGGGTTTTTGACAACCAAACAGTTCCTTTGTATGAGGAGAGGAATTGCTCTTTTATGCTTCCTGAGTTTGCTTGTGAGAGGTATGGTAGGAAAGATTTCAAGTATCGGAATTGGAGGTGGCAGCCTCATCACTGTGATCTTCCGAG atTCAACGGAACAGCGTTGTTTGAGAAAATAAGGGGGAAGAAGCTCGTGTTCGTGGGTGACTCGTTGAATCGGAACCAATGGACGTCGATGCTCTGCTTGATCGAGTCTGCGCTAGGGCCAGCTTCGCCGAGAAGGATTGTGCGGGATGAGAATATGCATACGTTCGAGTCATTT GATCGGGTCGTTAGATTGATGGGGATAGAAAAGCACGCTAGGCACTGGAACGATGCAGATATACTCGTCTTCAATTCCTACTTGTGGTGGACGGATCCGATGACAATCGC ATGGGGAACATCTTTAGGGAGCTCGGATACGAGAAACAAGACGGTGGATAAGATGAGCACTCGTCTCTACGAAATGGTCCTCGACGTGTGGTCAGATTGGCTagaaatcaacataaatcGAACTAAAACAAAGATGTTTTTCATGAGCCCTTCTCCTTTTCATCTCTA CGGTGAAACATGGGAGGAGCAACGCAATTGCTACAACGAAACAGAGCCAATTTTGGATGAGAGAATTGGTCTTTCAATAGTTGAAGCAAGAATGAGAGCAGCAGAAGTTTGTCTGCAAAAACTAGGGACTCGAGGCATAAACATCGAATATCTGAATATAACGCATTTGTCGGAATATAGAAAGGATGCTCATCCATCGATTTACAAGAACTTTTTTCACACTGTAAGCAAGGACCAACTATCGAACCCTTCCAGCTATTCCGATTGTACTCATTGGTGTCTACCGGGAGTCCCCGATGTTTGGAATCACATACTATATTCCTATATTATCAATTCTTGA
- the LOC125216177 gene encoding protein trichome birefringence-like 34 isoform X1: MKHEKMKMGMVSHCILGLSLLILVGAVFYLTGDFLGFLDLQKQLKNACNDAGNDAPVSYDEEARPSLSRRCNLFEGRWVFDNQTVPLYEERNCSFMLPEFACERYGRKDFKYRNWRWQPHHCDLPRFNGTALFEKIRGKKLVFVGDSLNRNQWTSMLCLIESALGPASPRRIVRDENMHTFESFEYNATIALYWSPFLVESNCDDPIIHRVKDRVVRLMGIEKHARHWNDADILVFNSYLWWTDPMTIAWGTSLGSSDTRNKTVDKMSTRLYEMVLDVWSDWLEININRTKTKMFFMSPSPFHLYGETWEEQRNCYNETEPILDERIGLSIVEARMRAAEVCLQKLGTRGINIEYLNITHLSEYRKDAHPSIYKNFFHTVSKDQLSNPSSYSDCTHWCLPGVPDVWNHILYSYIINS, translated from the exons atgaagcatgagaaaatgaaaatggggATGGTTTCTCACTGCATTCTTGGCTTGTCTCTCTTGATTTTAGTGGGAGCCGTTTTTTACCTGACAGGTGACTTCTTAGGCTTCTTGGATCTGCAGAAGCAGCTCAAGAATGCATGTAACGACGCCGGAAATGATGCTCCGGTGTCGTATGATGAGGAGGCGAGGCCGAGTTTGAGTCGGAGGTGTAACTTGTTTGAAGGGAGATGGGTTTTTGACAACCAAACAGTTCCTTTGTATGAGGAGAGGAATTGCTCTTTTATGCTTCCTGAGTTTGCTTGTGAGAGGTATGGTAGGAAAGATTTCAAGTATCGGAATTGGAGGTGGCAGCCTCATCACTGTGATCTTCCGAG atTCAACGGAACAGCGTTGTTTGAGAAAATAAGGGGGAAGAAGCTCGTGTTCGTGGGTGACTCGTTGAATCGGAACCAATGGACGTCGATGCTCTGCTTGATCGAGTCTGCGCTAGGGCCAGCTTCGCCGAGAAGGATTGTGCGGGATGAGAATATGCATACGTTCGAGTCATTT GAATATAATGCTACGATCGCATTATATTGGTCTCCGTTTTTGGTAGAGTCGAATTGTGACGATCCAATTATTCATCGTGTTAAGGATCGGGTCGTTAGATTGATGGGGATAGAAAAGCACGCTAGGCACTGGAACGATGCAGATATACTCGTCTTCAATTCCTACTTGTGGTGGACGGATCCGATGACAATCGC ATGGGGAACATCTTTAGGGAGCTCGGATACGAGAAACAAGACGGTGGATAAGATGAGCACTCGTCTCTACGAAATGGTCCTCGACGTGTGGTCAGATTGGCTagaaatcaacataaatcGAACTAAAACAAAGATGTTTTTCATGAGCCCTTCTCCTTTTCATCTCTA CGGTGAAACATGGGAGGAGCAACGCAATTGCTACAACGAAACAGAGCCAATTTTGGATGAGAGAATTGGTCTTTCAATAGTTGAAGCAAGAATGAGAGCAGCAGAAGTTTGTCTGCAAAAACTAGGGACTCGAGGCATAAACATCGAATATCTGAATATAACGCATTTGTCGGAATATAGAAAGGATGCTCATCCATCGATTTACAAGAACTTTTTTCACACTGTAAGCAAGGACCAACTATCGAACCCTTCCAGCTATTCCGATTGTACTCATTGGTGTCTACCGGGAGTCCCCGATGTTTGGAATCACATACTATATTCCTATATTATCAATTCTTGA